From one Bacteroides fragilis NCTC 9343 genomic stretch:
- the bfmA gene encoding pathogenicity island mobilization protein BfmA encodes MKQKGVEKLTCFLRVSPSVKYRLDINSGTQSNNAYISQMMEYFEVSGLTPQQITKQPIVQIQKRMEDVIKILRSYERDYFKPDREKESKDGKFAEDYARVMNELRDLKDENRKLKERLQADDLHTQDAAVYQDKLKRLGELMKYQLDPEKFPRIKYSDDVRVPVNTLQLLIKKINEEYVL; translated from the coding sequence ATGAAGCAAAAAGGAGTGGAAAAACTGACTTGTTTTCTCAGAGTGTCTCCCAGCGTTAAATATCGGCTTGACATAAACAGCGGTACGCAATCTAACAATGCTTACATCAGCCAGATGATGGAATATTTTGAAGTGTCCGGACTGACCCCGCAACAGATAACCAAGCAGCCGATAGTGCAGATCCAGAAAAGGATGGAGGATGTTATTAAAATACTCAGAAGTTATGAAAGGGATTATTTTAAGCCGGATCGTGAAAAGGAATCGAAAGACGGCAAGTTTGCGGAGGACTATGCCCGGGTGATGAACGAGCTCCGGGATCTGAAAGATGAAAACCGGAAATTGAAGGAAAGGCTGCAGGCGGATGATCTCCATACCCAAGACGCCGCCGTATACCAGGACAAGCTCAAACGGCTGGGCGAGCTGATGAAATACCAGCTCGATCCGGAGAAGTTTCCAAGGATAAAATACAGCGATGATGTAAGAGTCCCCGTCAACACCCTGCAGCTGCTTATCAAGAAGATCAACGAGGAATATGTATTGTAA
- a CDS encoding sigma-54-dependent transcriptional regulator: protein MDKTKIIVVEDNIVYCEFVCNLLVREGFRTVQAFHLSTAKKYLQQAADGDIVVSDLRLPDGNGIDLLRWMRKEGMMQPFIIMTDYAEVHTAVESMKLGSLDYIPKQLVEDKLVPLLRTILKERNIGRNRMPVFSRDGSAFKDIMKRIRLVAPTDMSVLIFGENGTGKEHIAHLLHDKSKRAGKPFVAVDCGSLTKELAPSAFFGHVRGAFTGADSTKKGYFHEAEGGTLFLDEVGNLAPETQQMLLRAIQERRFRPVGDKSDRSFNVRIIAATNEDLEKAVHEKRFRQDLLYRLHDFEITVPPLRDCQEDVMPLAEFFREIANRELECDVIGFDGEARKTLLTHAWPGNVRELRQKIMGAVLQAQTGLVTKEHLELAVTRATSPVSFALRSDAEDKERVLRALKQANGNRKVAAELLGIGRTTLYNKLEEYGLKYKFQQP from the coding sequence ATGGATAAGACAAAAATCATCGTGGTGGAGGACAACATCGTGTATTGCGAGTTCGTCTGTAATCTGCTGGTACGCGAGGGATTCCGCACCGTGCAGGCTTTCCACCTCTCGACTGCGAAGAAATATCTGCAACAGGCCGCAGACGGGGACATCGTGGTTTCCGACCTGCGCCTGCCCGACGGCAACGGTATCGACCTGCTGCGCTGGATGCGCAAGGAAGGTATGATGCAGCCGTTCATTATCATGACCGACTATGCCGAAGTGCATACGGCGGTTGAAAGCATGAAACTCGGCTCGCTGGACTACATACCCAAGCAGCTTGTGGAGGACAAACTCGTCCCTCTGCTCCGTACCATATTAAAAGAACGGAATATCGGACGAAACCGTATGCCGGTGTTCTCCCGTGACGGCTCTGCGTTCAAAGACATCATGAAGCGGATAAGGCTGGTGGCTCCTACTGACATGAGTGTACTGATTTTCGGGGAGAACGGCACAGGCAAGGAGCATATCGCCCACCTGCTACACGACAAGAGCAAGCGGGCAGGAAAGCCGTTTGTGGCTGTGGACTGCGGTTCGCTCACCAAAGAGCTTGCGCCGTCGGCTTTCTTCGGACACGTCAGAGGGGCGTTCACGGGTGCGGACAGCACCAAGAAAGGCTATTTCCACGAGGCGGAAGGCGGTACGCTGTTCTTAGACGAGGTGGGCAACCTCGCACCGGAAACCCAGCAGATGCTTCTGCGAGCCATACAGGAACGGCGGTTCCGTCCCGTTGGCGACAAGTCTGACCGGAGTTTCAATGTCCGCATCATCGCCGCCACCAACGAGGATCTGGAGAAGGCGGTCCATGAAAAGCGTTTCCGGCAGGACTTGTTGTACCGTCTGCATGACTTCGAGATAACCGTCCCGCCGTTGCGCGATTGTCAGGAGGACGTCATGCCGCTGGCTGAGTTCTTCCGTGAAATTGCGAACCGGGAACTGGAATGCGATGTCATCGGCTTTGACGGGGAAGCCCGCAAGACATTGCTGACCCATGCGTGGCCGGGCAATGTCCGCGAGCTTCGTCAGAAAATCATGGGCGCGGTGTTGCAGGCACAGACGGGTCTTGTCACGAAAGAGCATCTGGAACTTGCCGTGACGAGGGCGACCTCACCTGTCAGCTTCGCCCTGCGCAGCGATGCGGAAGACAAGGAGCGTGTCTTACGCGCGTTGAAGCAGGCGAACGGTAACCGCAAGGTTGCCGCCGAACTGCTCGGGATAGGACGTACGACGCTGTACAACAAACTGGAAGAATATGGATTGAAGTATAAATTTCAGCAACCATAG
- the bfmB gene encoding pathogenicity island mobilization protein BfmB — MYCKPHRPGNTPQVPDNKGKCTRLVDYLSKESQVERPYYDNFFSQQKDYVIPLTVKNHIDNNHRTLKSNDDKFYMLSINPSGDEQRHLIERVTGRKVGEFSELTPGEQESVLAQMKKFTRECMDEYARNFYREKIKSGDDLVWYGRVETERHYKNDDPEVKAGRVKAGDKKPGLQLHVHVIVSRMDRTQTVSLSPLSKSRGNRQILEGREVVVGFDRSQWSSRCASRFNQSYDYFPNYYSRDESLRKYSENWQAKNELKNEAVSKLKQEVLKGELKEERRLYANTFRIYRFVVNPRKAIIQELKRLGTDLLSGRDL; from the coding sequence ATGTATTGTAAACCGCATAGGCCGGGAAACACTCCGCAGGTACCGGATAACAAGGGAAAATGCACCCGGCTGGTAGACTACCTGAGTAAGGAGTCCCAGGTCGAGCGTCCCTATTATGACAATTTTTTCTCACAGCAAAAAGATTATGTTATACCCCTGACTGTCAAGAATCATATAGACAACAACCACAGGACCCTGAAAAGCAACGATGACAAATTCTATATGCTTTCCATCAATCCCAGCGGTGACGAACAGAGACATCTGATAGAAAGGGTGACCGGACGGAAGGTCGGGGAGTTCTCGGAACTGACTCCCGGGGAGCAGGAGAGTGTGCTGGCACAGATGAAGAAATTCACCCGCGAATGTATGGATGAATATGCCCGTAACTTCTACCGTGAGAAAATAAAATCAGGGGATGACCTGGTCTGGTACGGCCGTGTGGAAACGGAACGCCACTATAAGAATGATGATCCGGAGGTTAAGGCCGGCAGGGTAAAGGCGGGAGATAAGAAGCCCGGGCTCCAGCTTCATGTACATGTGATCGTTTCCCGCATGGACAGGACGCAGACCGTATCACTCTCCCCGCTGTCAAAAAGCAGGGGAAACCGGCAGATACTTGAAGGCAGGGAAGTCGTGGTAGGTTTTGACCGTTCCCAATGGTCCTCCCGGTGCGCTTCACGCTTCAACCAGTCATATGATTATTTCCCTAATTACTATTCCAGGGATGAAAGCCTGAGGAAGTATTCCGAGAACTGGCAGGCCAAAAACGAACTGAAGAACGAGGCGGTCTCAAAGCTCAAACAGGAAGTTCTCAAAGGGGAGCTGAAGGAAGAAAGACGTCTGTATGCCAACACCTTCCGGATTTACCGGTTTGTGGTAAATCCCAGAAAGGCAATTATTCAGGAACTTAAAAGGCTGGGGACGGATCTTCTTTCCGGAAGGGACCTGTAG
- a CDS encoding histidine kinase dimerization/phospho-acceptor domain-containing protein, translated as MKSIKNLISLGYLLMALLVIGIMYIWYKEWCDLEKLEVQNRHIDTFRQESHEIFVFLIELSLSGETVLEWEDADLEHYHYQRMAIDSMLCRFKTIYPTERIDSVRHLLEDKERQMRQIVQVFEQQQAINDKITRQVPIIVQKSVQEQPQKPKRKGFLGIFGKKEKPKPTVTTTMLRSLDRDMITEQQTQSRRLSEHTDSLAVRNAELNRQLHGFIHQMDKKVQADLQKREAEITAMGEQSFMQIGSLTGFVLLLLVISYIIIHRNANRIKRYKQKTTDLIGQLQQSVEQNEALIASRKKAVHTITHELRTPLTAIIGYTSLMEKGNEAVMLDKLITETEKEMQAIREAGLKKDLQELDALTHHLRSSWEILRADQPLRELYKLLHCDGTPDDKTIGNAVKAVLDKGSEIIRLAKEERRKYENG; from the coding sequence ATGAAATCAATCAAGAATCTAATTTCACTCGGCTATTTGCTGATGGCATTATTGGTTATCGGCATAATGTATATTTGGTATAAAGAATGGTGCGATTTAGAGAAATTGGAAGTTCAAAATCGTCATATAGATACTTTTCGCCAAGAATCGCACGAAATATTTGTTTTTCTTATTGAGCTATCTTTATCGGGCGAGACTGTATTGGAGTGGGAAGATGCAGATTTGGAACATTACCATTATCAACGCATGGCAATAGACAGTATGCTATGCCGTTTCAAAACGATTTATCCGACAGAGCGCATAGACAGTGTACGCCATCTTCTCGAAGATAAGGAACGACAAATGCGTCAAATCGTGCAGGTATTTGAGCAGCAACAAGCCATCAATGATAAGATCACTCGTCAAGTACCCATAATCGTACAGAAAAGTGTGCAGGAACAACCGCAAAAACCGAAGCGGAAAGGATTTCTCGGCATATTCGGCAAGAAAGAAAAGCCAAAGCCAACCGTGACCACAACAATGCTCCGTTCCCTCGACCGGGACATGATAACCGAGCAACAAACACAAAGCCGCCGTCTGTCGGAACACACCGACAGCCTTGCGGTACGAAATGCGGAACTTAACCGGCAACTGCACGGATTTATACACCAGATGGATAAAAAGGTGCAAGCCGATCTGCAAAAACGGGAAGCCGAGATAACCGCCATGGGGGAACAGTCGTTTATGCAGATAGGTAGCCTGACAGGATTCGTCCTCCTCCTGCTGGTAATCTCATATATCATCATACACCGTAATGCCAACCGAATCAAACGGTACAAACAGAAAACGACTGATTTAATAGGACAGTTGCAACAGTCGGTAGAGCAAAACGAGGCTCTGATAGCCTCTCGCAAGAAAGCCGTGCATACCATCACCCATGAACTGCGCACACCTTTAACCGCAATAATCGGTTATACCTCGTTGATGGAAAAAGGCAATGAAGCCGTCATGCTGGATAAACTGATAACGGAAACCGAAAAGGAAATGCAGGCAATCAGGGAAGCGGGTCTAAAGAAAGACCTTCAGGAACTGGATGCCTTGACACACCACCTGCGAAGTTCATGGGAGATACTCCGTGCCGACCAACCGTTAAGGGAACTATACAAATTGCTTCATTGCGATGGCACACCTGACGATAAAACAATTGGCAATGCTGTAAAAGCTGTGCTGGATAAGGGTTCGGAAATCATCCGGCTGGCAAAAGAAGAAAGGAGAAAATACGAAAATGGATAA
- a CDS encoding DUF262 domain-containing protein gives MPDLQSQLNEQKRKVDFNTYDMSLKELVSMISDGIINISPDYQRQFRWGDDRQSRLVESLFLGIPVPSLFMATNSDGTWEVIDGVQRLSTVVNFVSDIDTPEREKIGKATPLTLIDLEKLTSFVGKKFKDLSLTLQREFLLKPIKVITLSDKSDKLVRFDLFERLNTGGIKLTDQEIRNCIFKGDFINFIKELSQKPDFVNTVKLNSQQKTDGTAEEFVLRFFACIYDKDAFEHSVKDFLNKYAEKASRQFNYREAEQIFTETFAQLKRLPHGLVKAAGKNSTSVVLFEAVAVGAAETISKGSHELNIETFYDWVSCPEFSRLITGATNSKPKFVNRIKFCFDKFSSVR, from the coding sequence ATGCCAGATTTACAAAGCCAATTAAATGAGCAGAAGCGCAAAGTCGACTTCAATACATACGACATGAGCCTAAAAGAACTCGTGTCGATGATTTCAGACGGCATTATTAATATATCACCAGACTATCAACGTCAATTTCGCTGGGGTGACGACCGTCAATCTCGGCTTGTAGAATCTTTGTTTTTAGGGATTCCTGTTCCGTCATTGTTTATGGCTACTAATTCTGATGGAACATGGGAAGTGATAGATGGGGTACAGCGTCTAAGTACCGTGGTTAATTTTGTTTCAGATATTGATACACCAGAACGAGAAAAAATAGGTAAAGCAACTCCGCTGACATTGATTGACCTTGAAAAATTGACCAGTTTCGTCGGAAAGAAGTTCAAGGATTTGTCCTTAACTCTACAGAGAGAATTTCTTTTAAAGCCCATTAAGGTTATTACACTTAGCGATAAGAGTGACAAATTAGTCCGTTTTGATTTATTTGAACGTCTTAATACAGGAGGCATTAAGCTTACAGATCAAGAAATACGTAATTGCATTTTCAAGGGTGATTTTATCAATTTCATTAAAGAATTATCTCAAAAACCAGATTTCGTCAATACTGTAAAATTAAATAGCCAACAGAAGACAGATGGAACTGCTGAAGAGTTTGTGCTTAGATTTTTTGCATGTATATATGACAAGGACGCATTTGAGCATAGTGTGAAAGATTTCTTAAATAAATATGCAGAGAAAGCTTCTCGCCAATTTAATTACCGAGAAGCAGAGCAAATTTTTACAGAAACTTTCGCTCAACTAAAGCGCTTACCACATGGCCTTGTAAAGGCTGCTGGCAAGAACTCAACATCTGTAGTATTGTTTGAGGCCGTAGCAGTTGGTGCCGCAGAGACCATCTCAAAAGGCTCTCATGAATTAAATATTGAGACATTTTATGATTGGGTTTCTTGTCCTGAATTTAGTAGGCTAATAACTGGAGCAACGAACTCCAAACCAAAGTTTGTAAATAGAATCAAATTTTGTTTCGATAAGTTTTCTTCTGTTCGATAA
- a CDS encoding CatB-related O-acetyltransferase has translation MMNKIYPRKGDTQTVYLNAVVKDPSIEIGDYTIYNDFVSDPCLFEQNNVLYHYPINHERLIIGKFCSIACGAKFLFNCANHTLKSLSTYTFPLFYEDWELDKANVASAWDNKGDIVIGNDVWIGYEAVIMAGVHIGDGAIVGTRAVVTKDVPPYTIVGGIPAKEIRKRFSPDIIEQMQDLKWWDWSVDKIREFLPYLKDGRWDKL, from the coding sequence ATGATGAACAAGATATATCCCCGTAAAGGTGACACGCAAACCGTTTATTTGAATGCTGTCGTAAAAGACCCGTCTATCGAAATAGGCGACTATACCATTTACAATGATTTTGTTTCAGACCCGTGTCTGTTTGAGCAAAACAATGTGTTGTATCACTATCCCATTAACCATGAACGGCTGATAATTGGAAAGTTCTGTTCTATTGCTTGCGGTGCAAAATTTCTGTTCAACTGCGCCAATCATACCCTGAAATCACTATCGACTTACACGTTCCCGCTGTTTTATGAAGATTGGGAATTGGATAAGGCAAATGTGGCTTCCGCTTGGGACAACAAAGGCGACATCGTAATAGGCAATGATGTATGGATAGGCTATGAAGCCGTTATTATGGCTGGTGTCCATATCGGTGACGGTGCTATTGTTGGTACAAGGGCGGTTGTGACGAAAGATGTTCCGCCCTATACCATTGTAGGTGGTATCCCCGCAAAGGAGATACGAAAGCGGTTCAGTCCTGATATAATAGAACAGATGCAGGATTTGAAATGGTGGGACTGGTCGGTAGATAAGATACGGGAGTTTTTGCCTTATCTGAAAGATGGACGTTGGGATAAATTATAG
- the istB gene encoding IS21-like element ISBf1 family helper ATPase IstB, with amino-acid sequence MKSSMAMIKHKKELVEYARHLKLPNLAEHVGVILHEAQEKQLTYSEFLANCLAREIQGRERKSYLTRLKLSGLPAKYDLDLYDYDRAEGMDNRRLRELRELVWVNQAYNLLLVGPSGTGKTFIAAGLVYEAVKAGYEAYLMTLEELLTCLKTKEVSAHAMKTYKRIMKARLLAIDDATLFPLKREEAVLLFKLVNDFQERTSLIITANKALTRWLETLEDEAVTAALLDRLLYCCEIIRLGGTSYRMQNRKTIFSNQNTDIGT; translated from the coding sequence ATGAAATCTTCCATGGCTATGATAAAACATAAAAAGGAGCTGGTTGAATATGCACGGCACCTGAAACTACCGAACTTGGCAGAACATGTGGGTGTGATACTTCATGAAGCACAGGAGAAGCAACTGACCTATTCGGAGTTCCTGGCGAATTGTCTTGCCAGGGAAATCCAGGGCAGAGAAAGGAAAAGCTACCTGACACGGTTGAAACTCTCCGGACTCCCCGCCAAATACGATCTGGACCTGTACGACTATGACAGGGCGGAAGGAATGGATAACAGGAGGCTGCGCGAACTGCGTGAGCTGGTATGGGTGAACCAGGCATACAATCTTCTCCTGGTAGGCCCTTCCGGAACCGGCAAGACCTTTATAGCCGCCGGACTCGTGTATGAAGCCGTAAAAGCGGGATACGAAGCATATCTGATGACACTGGAGGAGCTGCTCACATGCCTGAAAACGAAAGAGGTCTCCGCACATGCGATGAAAACATACAAGCGGATCATGAAGGCCCGGCTGCTGGCCATAGACGATGCCACACTGTTCCCTTTGAAAAGAGAAGAAGCCGTGTTGCTGTTCAAACTGGTCAATGACTTCCAGGAAAGGACATCACTCATCATCACGGCAAACAAGGCACTCACCCGTTGGCTGGAAACATTGGAGGATGAAGCGGTCACAGCCGCCTTGCTTGACAGGCTGCTCTACTGCTGCGAGATTATCAGGCTCGGAGGAACAAGCTATCGCATGCAAAACAGGAAAACAATTTTTAGCAACCAAAACACGGATATAGGCACGTAA
- a CDS encoding MAE_28990/MAE_18760 family HEPN-like nuclease, with product MFLDIDKETTDRLSEAKWYLDNIAESHSTPQEIFKEKLYKGSFFVNLYGAIEYTVCNLVSRVIDKINEDQYVQVTHLKPSLLSLLLHSECDALYQASDKKWIKRLLLFNRIKDEEKSNIINTLMPAQSGNLKRQQIEQICEVFGAEFPAINNPDVGHKLSTIADNRNAIAHGRKTACEVGSQYTKDLLNGYYIAIQEYCLYLNQQFHKYIENKHYIKLEKR from the coding sequence ATGTTTTTAGATATAGACAAAGAGACTACAGACAGACTTTCTGAAGCTAAATGGTATCTTGATAACATTGCAGAATCTCACAGTACTCCACAGGAGATTTTCAAAGAGAAATTATATAAAGGTTCTTTCTTTGTGAATCTATATGGAGCTATTGAGTATACTGTATGTAATTTGGTGTCGAGGGTTATTGACAAAATCAATGAAGACCAATACGTTCAAGTTACTCATCTGAAACCTTCTCTTCTTTCATTGCTTTTACATAGCGAATGTGATGCTCTATATCAAGCTTCAGATAAAAAATGGATAAAACGGCTGCTCTTATTCAATCGCATTAAGGACGAGGAAAAAAGCAATATTATAAACACATTAATGCCAGCACAATCTGGAAATTTGAAAAGACAGCAAATAGAACAGATTTGCGAAGTATTTGGGGCAGAGTTCCCTGCGATAAACAATCCTGATGTCGGGCACAAATTAAGCACGATAGCAGATAACAGGAATGCGATAGCACATGGCCGCAAAACAGCCTGTGAAGTAGGTAGTCAATATACGAAAGACCTACTCAACGGATATTATATTGCGATTCAAGAGTATTGTTTATATCTAAACCAGCAATTCCACAAATACATTGAAAACAAGCACTATATAAAACTTGAAAAAAGGTAA
- a CDS encoding amidoligase family protein, with protein MNETIRRILAESGTKTSKIRKLLLIGLSHREIADLLTRGNRGFVWNVYKRMRDEGLLPASQTATVLRPEPDYTFNRCFGVEIEAYNCPRQTLTDALREAGIPVEIGSRNAETNSNWKLTTDGSLEGSHTFELVSPILCGEQGLEVLERVCWVLDAYNVKINSSCGVHVHFNAGDFNLTTWQNLILSYKHAETEIDKFMPASRRGNRNTYCRSLRGFSDEDIRSAESIESLQRLFGSRYMKVNLEAYSRHRTVEFRQHSGTINFTKIENWVRFLGRMIIFASTASLPAGIRLEDFPFLGEKQKLYYKLRTKKLMV; from the coding sequence ATGAATGAAACAATTAGACGCATTTTAGCCGAGAGTGGAACAAAAACCTCAAAAATCCGTAAGCTTCTTCTGATCGGACTTTCACACCGTGAAATTGCCGACCTCCTTACCCGTGGAAACCGTGGCTTCGTGTGGAACGTCTATAAGAGAATGAGGGACGAGGGTCTGCTTCCCGCTTCACAGACAGCGACTGTCTTAAGACCAGAACCCGACTATACTTTTAATCGTTGCTTCGGGGTTGAGATCGAAGCCTACAACTGCCCAAGACAGACCTTGACGGATGCGCTTCGGGAGGCTGGCATCCCTGTGGAAATTGGAAGCCGTAATGCCGAGACCAACAGCAACTGGAAACTGACCACGGACGGAAGTTTGGAGGGAAGCCATACTTTTGAGCTGGTCAGCCCGATCCTCTGCGGTGAGCAGGGTTTGGAGGTACTGGAGAGGGTATGCTGGGTGCTGGACGCATACAATGTAAAGATAAATAGCAGCTGTGGAGTCCATGTACATTTTAATGCAGGTGACTTTAATCTTACAACTTGGCAGAACTTAATCCTTTCCTACAAACATGCCGAAACTGAAATAGACAAGTTCATGCCTGCCTCACGCAGGGGAAACAGAAATACCTATTGCCGTTCTCTCAGAGGGTTCTCCGATGAAGATATCAGATCGGCGGAAAGTATCGAGTCACTACAAAGACTCTTCGGCAGCAGGTACATGAAAGTAAACCTTGAAGCTTATTCACGCCACAGGACAGTGGAGTTCAGACAGCACTCGGGAACGATCAATTTTACAAAAATAGAGAATTGGGTGAGATTCTTGGGAAGAATGATTATCTTTGCATCCACAGCTTCACTTCCGGCAGGAATCAGACTGGAAGATTTTCCTTTCTTGGGGGAAAAACAAAAATTATATTATAAATTAAGAACAAAAAAATTAATGGTATGA
- a CDS encoding restriction endonuclease subunit S has translation MGYTKLPKKVAHKFARHNNGNLLINRWTESPMTVSHFNDLLITCKGTIGEMAFNRIGSIHIARQIMALTGIVGDLDYIRWFLYANVSSIERQANSMIPGISRDTLLKTLLPLPPKLEQKRINNKIVRLLDELK, from the coding sequence GTGGGATATACTAAATTACCTAAAAAAGTGGCGCACAAATTTGCGCGCCACAATAATGGCAATTTATTAATCAATAGATGGACTGAATCACCTATGACAGTATCTCATTTTAATGATCTACTAATAACTTGTAAAGGTACTATTGGTGAAATGGCTTTTAATAGAATCGGTAGTATTCACATAGCTCGCCAAATAATGGCATTAACTGGCATTGTTGGTGACTTGGATTATATTAGATGGTTCCTTTATGCCAATGTATCATCTATAGAAAGGCAAGCTAACAGTATGATTCCTGGCATCTCAAGGGATACATTATTGAAAACATTATTACCTCTTCCACCCAAACTTGAGCAGAAGAGGATTAATAATAAAATAGTGCGTTTATTAGATGAACTGAAATAG